ATGATCACGTCGGCAGTGGAGTGCTTCGTCCGCAGGCCCAGGATGTCCCGGTAGGCGGGCGAGTCGTACCAGGCGTACGCGGCTGCGCTGCCGGGGAAGGCGATGACGATGGTGTCACCCGTCCACTCGCCCTCCAGCACCCGGTAGGCGCCGCCGTGGACGACGAAGTGCCCGCCGAAGGGGTCCAGGGTGTCGTCGATGCGGCGCAGGTACTCGACGATGTCCGGGCCGAAGTCGACCTCGCGCAGCCGGGCGATGGCGTAGGCGGTCATGGTGTTCCCCTCCGTTGCGGTGTCGGGTCTGCCGGGCGGCTCCCGCTGGACTCCACGCTAGGCAAGGCGACTTGGCGGCGCATCGGTCGGCCATCGGTCATCGGCGTCGGTCGTCGCCGGTGCCGGTGCCGGTGCCGGCGCCGGCGCCGGCGCCAGCGCCGCCAAGGGCCGGCTTCCGTAGCCGATGTCCGTCCGCCCGACGTCCCGATACGGTGACGGAGGCGCAACTACCGGGCATCTCGGCCCGGTCACCCAGGTGTACTGGCTGCACACTGTCAGTGGGGGCGGGCAGGCTCGGAGCGGTACCGCCGACGAGGGAGGGGTTGGGACCATGGAGGGGGACGCGCGGGGCGTCCACGGCCTGTTCGAGGAGCAGGCCGTGCGCGCGCCGGACGCACCGGCACTGGTCTGCGGCGATGTCCGCTTGACGTATGGGGAGTTGGACGCGCGGGCGAACCGGCTGGCCCGGCATCTGGCCGCACTCGGGCTCGGGCCGGGCCGCTTCGCCGCGGTCGCGCTGGGCCGCGGCACGGAGCTGATCACGGCCCTGCTGGCGGTGCTCAAGACCGGCGCCGCCTACGTACCCGTGGAGCCGACCGGCCCGGACCGGACGATCCGGCACGTGCTCGCGGACGCCGCGCCGTCGGTGGTGGTGACGGAGGAGGTGCACCGCGTCCGGCTGGCCGACGCGGGCGAGGCCGTGCTGCTCTGCCTGGACACCGCCGCCGCCGCGATCGCCGCGCGTCCGGACGGGCCGCTCGGCGCCGGCCTCGCACCGGACGCGCCCGCCTGCGTCTTCTACACCTCCGGTTCGACCGGCCTGCCGAAGGGCGCCCTGGTCGAGCACCGCAACCTGCTGCACTCCCACCGGGGTTGGCGCGAGGTGTACGGGCTGACCGCGGCCGACCGCTTCCTGCAGACGGCGACGCTGGAGTTCGACGTCTTCACCGCCGACTGGGTGCGCGCGCTGTGCACCGGCGGCACCCTGGTGATGGCCCGGCGCAACTTCACCCTCGACCGCACCGCCGAACTCTCCGAGCTGCACCGGCTGGTGGTCGACGAGCGGATCACCGTGATGGAGACCAACGTCCACACCGCGCGCCGCCTGCTCGACCACCTGCAGCCGCGCGGGCTGGAGCTCGGCGCGCTGCGGCTGCTCACCGTCGGCGCCGAGAAGTGGTACCTGGACGAGCAGTTGCGGATGCAGCGCTATCTCGGCCCGGCCGTCCGGGTGGTCAACGTGTACGGCGTCGCCGAGGCGGCCGTGGACAGCACGTACTTCGACGCGGCGGTGCTGGCCGACGACCCGGAGGACGCCGGCCAGGTCTCGCTGATCGGCGTCCCTTTCCCCGGCAACGGGGTGCACCTGATCGGGCAGGACGGCAAGCCGGTGCCGGAGGGCGACATCGGCGAGATCTGGCTGACCGGTCCGGGGGTGGGCCGCGGCTATCCGCGGCTGCCGGAGCTGACCGCCGAACGCTTCCGGCCGCTCCCCCACGGCGACGGCCGCGCCTACCGCACCGGCGACCTCGCCCGGCGCCGCGCGGACGGCCTGCTGGAGTACGTGGGGCGGGACAGCGGCTCCGGCACCGCGGCGGCCGCCGAGGTGGAGGCGGTGCTGCGCGGTCACCCGGAGGTCCGGGAGTGCGCGGTGGCCGCGGCCGGGGCCGAACAGCCGGGCGGCGGACGCCCGTTGGTGGCCTATCTGGTGGCCGAGGAGGGCGCAGGGCCGGAGGCGTCCGTCGTCCGCACGTACCTTGCCGACCGGCTGCCCGAGCAGCTGGTGCCGGAGGCGGTCGTCCCGTTGGCCGCGCTGCCGCGGACCAGGGCCGGCAAGCTCGACCGGGCCGCGCTGCCGCTGCCCGCCCCGCGCGGCCACGCCGACACCCGGGCCGGCGCGGGCGCCGGCGGATCGGGCAAGGCCGCACGGTCCGTCTCCGGCAAGGGCGGTGGCGGCGGTACGGGCGGTGTCAGCGGCCCCGGCCGGGCGGTCGCCGCGCTGGCGGTTCTGCTCCTCTCCTGGGGCCTGAGTTCGGCGCTCACCGACGCCTTCTGGCCCGGGTCGACCGATCTCACGCAGGTGCCGTACGGCTGGCACGGCCTGTTCGGGCTGCTCTACCGGATCGAGTGTCTGGGCTTCGCGCTGGGCATGGTGTTCCTGTTCTTCGGTCGCCGCTCGATGGCCCGGCTGGGCCGGGGGCCGGTGCTGACGACGCTCGCCCATCTCTCGGTGTGCTGGCTGCTGGCCGCCTGGTGGCCGCAGGACAACATGTACCGGCTGACGTCGCCGACCGACTGGGACCGGGAGGCGCGGATGGTCTACGGGTTCAACGTGACCCTGATCCTCGCCGCCGCGCTGGTCATGGTCTTCCTGCTGTGGCGTCCGCGGCTCGGCGAGGAGCCGCCGGCGGTCACCGGCGCGGCGCGGCGCGGCGGCGGCCGCTGAGCGGCACCGTCCCCGGCCCGACGGTTCCGGGAAGGCCGAAGGGGTCGAAGGGGTCGGCGAGCGCCTCGTTCGCCGACCGCACCACCGCTTCGGCGGCGTCCAGCGCGTCCAGTGCCGCCAGCGCGTGCGGGGCGCGGGAGGCCAGGGCGATGCCGGCGGTGGGCAGTTCGTCGCGGCTCGCGGTGGGGATGGTCGGCAGCAGGCGCACCCCGAAGCGTGCGCAACGCCCGGCGAGGCCGGCCAGGTGGTCGAGCAGTGCCTGCTGGGGCAGCCGGGCGCCGAGCGGCAACCGGTCCAGGGTGCGCACCCGGTGTCCCGGGCCGTGCACCGCGTCGAGCCGGGCCGCCAGGACGAAGGCGACGGCGGGGCCGGTGAGCCGCAGGTTGGCCTCGGTCGGGGCGAGCCGGCCGGCCGGGTCGGTGACGAAGTCGACGTCGTACCAGCCACGGTGGCCCGCCCGGGCGAGTTCGGCGCCGACGGCGAGGCCGAACGCCTCGGCGGTGGCGGCCGCTCCGGGCGGCACCGCGCCGGGGCCGGTGGTGGCGCCCTGGTAGCTGGTGCCGTCGATGTGCATCACGGCGGCGCCGACGGGGTGCACCGTGCCGTCGTCGGCGATCACCGCGTCGAAGGTGAGGTTCCGCAGCCGGCCGCGCCCGGGGACGTACTCCTCCAGCAGCAGCCCGCCCGGTGGCAGGACGCCCTCGGCGGTGAGGGCGCGCAGCAGCGGTCGGGCGCCGCCCGCCGCGGCGACCTGCTGCGGGGTGAGGACGGCGGTGCCGTACCCGCCGACGCCGTGGTGGGCCTTGAGGACGGCGGTCTCGCCGCGGCGGGCCGCGGCGGCGAGCAGCCGGGCGGCCTGCCGGGGGGAGCCGGCCGGCTGCTGGCGGGGCACCAGGATGCCGGGGTGGCCGCCTGCGGTACGGGTGAAGAGCTCGTGCGAGGCGGCCTTGGACTCGTAGCGGCGGACGGCGTCCAGGCCGGCGCCGGTGGTGCGCCCCCACGGGCGGACGGGCAGGCCGAGCCGTTCGATGCCCTCGCACAGGGCGGGGCGGGCGGCGAGGGTCTCACGGACGGTGCCGTGCTCGTCGGCGAGGCCGGTGTGCAGGTCGACCGACCCCCAGGCCAACTCCCGTGCCAGCCAAGTCGTCCACTGCTCCTCGGGTTCACCCGGCAGCAGCAGGGCGGCCGGGTCGGGGGTGTAGAAGGCGGCGAGACAGGAGTAGTGGTGGGCCTGCCGGCGGGCCTCCGGGGTCTGCGGGACGAACTGCGCGTTGAAGTCGGCGACGTCGCCGATGTGCACGGCGCGCCGCCCGCCGTCCGTCCAGGCCTGCTGCCACTGCGATTCCCCCACCTGGGGAGCCTACGGTCGGCGCCGCGCGGGCCGGGCCGGTTCGGCGGAATCCGGCGTGCCCGGCGCGCGGGCTCGACCGGCGTGCTCAGGCGGCGCGCACGAGCCGCTGCACGGCGGGCCAGAGTCCGTCGAGCCGGCCCGGGTCGTCGGCGAGCTTGGCGAGCAGGACGGCGCCCTCGAGGTGGGCCACCACGGCCCGGGCGGTCGCGGTGTCGGCGGCCACCGGGCCGGTCTCGGCGGCCTCGGCGAGGACGCCGCGGACGAGCGCGGCCTGCTCCTCGAAGATCTCGGCCAGCCTGGTCTGGATCTCCCGTTCCTGTCCGCTGAGTTCGAGGGCCAGGTTGCCGAGCAGGCAGCCGCGGACGCTGCCGCCGGCGGCCTTGTCGGCCCGCTGCGCGGCGGCCTGGGCGTCCAACAGCAGCCGCAGGCGTTCCAGCGGCGGCTGCCCGCCGGTGCCCAGCAGGTTTTGCCAGCGCTGCCGTTGGGCGGTCCAGTGACTGTCGACGGCGGCCAGCGTGAGGGCCTGCTTGGAGGCGAAGAAGTGGTAGAAGCTGCCCTTCCGGACATCGGCGCGGGCGCAGATCTCGGCCACGCCGACGGCCGAGTAGCCGCGGGTGTGCAGCAGTTCGCAGGCGGCGTCGAGCAGTCGCTCCTGTGCCGTGCTGCTGCGTCCCATGCGCCGAGTATACGGTCGGTCAACTATCCGGGCCGGGTCCGGGCGCGCCGGTCCCCGGGCCGAGGACTCGACCCGGGGGCGGCGGTGGCGCGTGGGCCTGCAGCCGGGGGCGCGGGGCCGGTTCAGTGCTCCGCGGTGGGCTCCTCGTGCCACTCGGAGTTGCGGTCGACCCGCAGCACCAGGTACTTGTCGGCCTCCTGGTTCTGGGCATGGTCGACGGAGCGGTACAGCAGGCGGTGCTTGCCCTCGCCGGTCACGATGATCGGGCCGGTGTAGGTCGTCCAGCCTGCGCCGTCGAGGTTGTACTCGGTCATGGCGACGCCGGAGAGGTCGTCCGTCGCGGTGAGGGTGACCGGGACCTCGCCCTTGTGGTCGCCGCCGGCCTTGTGCGGGTGCGAGCCGGCCCTGGCGGTGGTGACCGGCGGGGTGACGTCGACCGGGAGGTCCATGGCCTCGTCCTCAGGGGTCGCCTCGTTGTCCATGGTCGGCGCCGGCACTCCCGCGTTGGCGCCCGGGTGGCCGACGGATCCGCCGCGCAGCACCAGGGCGCTCCAGTCGTCATGCCCGGCGAGCCCGGTCTTCAGGGTGTCGCCGTTGACGTCGACCTCGACCGCGGTCGTCTCGATCCGGCCGTCGCAGTTCCAGTCGACGCTGCCCTTGCCCGACTGGACGGTGACGAACTTGCCGACCGCGCCGTCGATGCCGGGGCAGAAGTGGCTGACGTCGTAGAGCGGGGTGGTGGCCGGGTAGGCGTTCTCGGCGAGCGAGGTCTCGTTCAGCGACAGGTTCTGCCGCGAGTAGTCGATGAGGCCCTTCGTCGTCCCCACGGTCAGGCCGAACTGGTAGCTGTAGTTCATCACGCTGAAGTACTGCGGCTCGTGGTTCGGAATGTCGGAGTTGCCGCTGTGCCGCAGGCCGAGGTTGTGGCCCAGCTCGTGCATCAGCGTGCCGGCCTGCTCGTCGACGGTACCGACGCTGTTGGTGAAGCTGCCCAGACTGACGATGAGATAGCTGCCGGGCGTGCCGGCGGAGATCCCGCTGGAGCGGGAGCCGCTCTCCAGGTTGTGGGCCGAGATCGCGTAGTGGAAGATCGGCGCCCGGGCGGTGCTGCGGAAGCCGCCTGCGGCGTTCTTCAGCGCGGTGAAGGCGTCCCACTGGTACAGGCCGCCGACCTCGGTGCCGAGGTTGGTCGTCTCGGTGAGCTGCTTGGCCCGACTGAGCGTGCCCCAGGTCGTGTTGGTCGTGAGGTTCATGATGCTGTCGGGCCCGGCGTCGATGTGCAGGTTGATGCCGGTACCGGTCTGACCCCGTTTGTTGTACGGCGCGTTCTTGAAGGCGTCCACGACCTTCTTGATCGCGGCTGGGTCGATCGCGTGGCTGTGCGCGGTGTTGGCCATCCAGTCGAGCTGGACGAAGACGTCCGGCCTGTTGACGTCGGCGCCCATCGCCTTGAGGTCGATGAACTTGGCGGGGCTGCCGTCGCCCGGGTCGAGGGTGACGCCGTTGAGCTTCCAGGCGTCCGGGATCCCGTCGCAGGTCTTGGAGTTGCAGTCGAAGCTCCAGTGGACGGGGATGCTCGGGTCGGTGCCGCCGGTGTGGCTGATCACGTACCCGGTGGGCGCGGTCTCGGTGTAGCCGTTGGCCCCGGTGAAGGGCACGTCCCAGCCGATCCGGAGGGTCGCGCCGTTCTCGCCCTGCACGGTGTAGTCGATCGTCCCCCTGGTGCCGTACGTGGAGTCGCACGGCCCCACCGTCCAGGTGGCGGTGGTGCCGGCCTGGATCGTCGCCGGCGCGAAGGGGATCAGACACCCCTCGGGCACGTTGATGGCGAAGCCGGTCAGGTCGCGGTCGCTCTTGTTCTCGAACTGCACGGACACGGTGCCGCCCGCACGGCGCGCGGCCGCGGCCGGTGTGATGGCCGCGGCGACGGTGAGCAGGGCCAGGACCAGGACGAAGAGCGCCGCGAGCCCGCCTCGCCGGGGCGCCTCGGCGAGGCCCGGCCCGCCCGGGGCGCCGAGAGAACGATCTGCAGTCATACCGGTCACGCTAAGCACCGGATTGACGACATCCCGTCATGACTCGACGGAGTGTCACTCCGACGGCCGCCCCCGGCAGTCCGGCACAGGACGCCCCCGGCCGCCGCGGCGGGCAGGCGGACCGGCGTCAGTGGAAGACGATCGCCCGCCCGGCGGCCTGGCTCTCCCGGCAGGCCCGGTGCAGCAGGTGCCAGGCGAACGCCTCCGCCTCGTACCGGTCGTCGCGCGCCGGCTCGGCGGGGTCGTCCGGGTCGATGCCGATCGCGGGTGCGAGGCGCCGGAGTTCGGCGAGCAGACCGGAGGTGGAGCCGACGATGCCGCCGCCCGCGACCGGGGCGTCCGCCGGCAGGAACAGCGGGTCGGCGAAGTCGGCGGGCACGTAGTACCCGGCGCAGTCGGAGTGGCAGAGCAGGTGCGAGGAGAACATCAGGGTCTCCTCCTCGACCTCGCCACAGTCGAGGTCGTACTGCTCGGGGTCGGTGGTGGCGGCGGGGGTGACGGCGGCGCCGCGGCGGTGCAGCACGAACGCCCGGCGCAGGTGGTGCAGGTGGCTGTACGGGAAGCCGCCGGCGCAGGCGGCGCGGCCGGTGCCGGCCGGCGCGGGCTCGCGCCAGGCGATCCCCTTGGCCTGCAAGGCCTCGGCCAGCAGGTCGAGTTCACGGGCGTGGTGGGCGGCGCCCTCCGGGTCGTGGCGGTCGAGGTCGTCGAGCAGGCCGACGGTGATCGAGAGTCCCATGGGCGGAGAGCGTAGGGGCCGCCTCCGACACGGCGGCTGCCCGCCCGATGCAGACGAATAGTTGACCGGTCGTCTAGGATGGCTGCCAGTCGACAGCGAGGGAGCGCATCGTCATGAACAGACGTGCCGTGGGCCGGTTCTGCGAGCTGGTGGGGCTGGACCACCCGGTGGTCCAGGGGCCGTTCGGCGGGGGCCTGTCGTCGGTGGCCCTGGCCGCGACGGTCTCCGAGTCGGGCGGCCTGGGCTCGTTCGGGGCGCACCATCTGCCGCCGGACGCGCTGGCGGGGCTGGTGAAGGACCTCCGGGCGGCGACCGCCCGCCCGTTCGCGGTGAACCTCTGGGTGCCGCAGCCCGGCGAGGGCGAGACCCGCGCCACCGCCGCGGACGTCGCCCGGCTGCACCCCTACTACGCCGAGCTCGGGCTGCCCGACCCGTCCACCGAACTGCGCCGGCCGGACTTCGACGAGCAGGTGGACGCGCTGCTCGCCGCCGAGCCGCCGGTGATCAGCCTGGTCATGGGGCTGCCGCCGCAGCGGGTGGTGGCCGAGGCCCGGCGGCGCGGCATCCTGCTGATCGGGACCGCGACCACCGTCGCGGAGGCCGAGGCGCTGGAGCGGGCCGGGGTGGACGCTGTGGTGGCCTCCGGCAGCGACGCCGGCGGGCACCGGGGCGCGTTCCTGTCACCGGTGCGCGAGTCGCTGGTCGGCACCTTCGCGCTGGTGCCGCAGGTGGCGGACGCGGTCCGGGTGCCGGTGGTGGCGGCGGGCGGCATCACCGACGGGCGGGGCCTGGCCGCCGCCCTGGTGCTGGGCGCGGACGCGGTGCAGATCGGCACCGGCTTCCTGGCCTGCGCGGAGTCCGCCGCGAGCGAGGTGCACCGCCGGGCGCTGCTCTCCCCGGAGGCCCGGACGACGGTGCTCACCCGGCTGTTCTCGGGGCGGACGGCGCGCGGCATCGCCAACCGCTTCGTCCGCGAGATGGCCGCGTGCGAGGACGAGGTCCCGCCGTACCCGGTGCAGAACGCGCTGATGGTGCCGCTGCGCACGGAGGCGGCCGCCCGGGGCGACTCGGGTCTGGTCGCCATGTGGTCCGGGCAGGCCGCCGGGCTCGCGGTCGGCGGCGCGGCCGCCGACTACCTGGCGGGGGTGCTGGCGGACGCCGAGCGGCTGCTCGGCCGTCCGCTCTGACCCCGACGGCCGGTCAGGCCTCGCCGGGGTGCCAGGCCGGCCACTCCCAGGGGCGGTCCGCCCAGTGCACCAGCGCGGGGTCGTGCGGGTCCAGGTCCGGGAAGGCGTGCTTGACCTCGGGTTCGAACTCCTCCGGGGCGAGCGGCTTCCACCCGCTGCCCTTGAAGTGCACCAGCCGGTAGCGGCTGTCGGTGCGGAATTCGGCGACCTCGACCAGGGGTTCGGTGGTGCTGTTGCTGTTCATGCCCTCAGCATCGTCCGGGGCCCGGGGGCGCGCACCCCCACCGCACCACCGTGTCGGCCGCCCGGTGCCGTTCCGCGCCGGCGGCCCGGCTCGTTGGGCACGGCGGGCCTCGCCGCGATCCGCGGGCGGCCCGCCGTGCGGACGGGAGACCGGGATGGACGAGCAGTGGAAGTCGCCGTGGACGTACGGCTGGGAGGCCCCGGAGCCGGAGCCGGCGCCACCCCAGCCGATGCCGGCCGCCGCTCCCCCGCCGGCCGGCCGGCGTGCACCGCGGGCGGCGCTCGGCACCGCGGCGGCCGTGCTCGGCGGCGTGGCGCTGCTCGGCGGACTGCTCGCCACCTGCGGGCCGGGCGGTTCCGGCTCGGGCGAGCTCACCGGTGTCCTCGCCAGCCCGGCGCCGCCGTCCGCCCCGGTCGCGCCGCCCCCGGCCCCGTCGGCGGCCGCCCCGTCCTCCTCCGCTCCGGC
This genomic window from Streptomyces sp. TLI_235 contains:
- a CDS encoding amino acid adenylation domain-containing protein, which codes for MEGDARGVHGLFEEQAVRAPDAPALVCGDVRLTYGELDARANRLARHLAALGLGPGRFAAVALGRGTELITALLAVLKTGAAYVPVEPTGPDRTIRHVLADAAPSVVVTEEVHRVRLADAGEAVLLCLDTAAAAIAARPDGPLGAGLAPDAPACVFYTSGSTGLPKGALVEHRNLLHSHRGWREVYGLTAADRFLQTATLEFDVFTADWVRALCTGGTLVMARRNFTLDRTAELSELHRLVVDERITVMETNVHTARRLLDHLQPRGLELGALRLLTVGAEKWYLDEQLRMQRYLGPAVRVVNVYGVAEAAVDSTYFDAAVLADDPEDAGQVSLIGVPFPGNGVHLIGQDGKPVPEGDIGEIWLTGPGVGRGYPRLPELTAERFRPLPHGDGRAYRTGDLARRRADGLLEYVGRDSGSGTAAAAEVEAVLRGHPEVRECAVAAAGAEQPGGGRPLVAYLVAEEGAGPEASVVRTYLADRLPEQLVPEAVVPLAALPRTRAGKLDRAALPLPAPRGHADTRAGAGAGGSGKAARSVSGKGGGGGTGGVSGPGRAVAALAVLLLSWGLSSALTDAFWPGSTDLTQVPYGWHGLFGLLYRIECLGFALGMVFLFFGRRSMARLGRGPVLTTLAHLSVCWLLAAWWPQDNMYRLTSPTDWDREARMVYGFNVTLILAAALVMVFLLWRPRLGEEPPAVTGAARRGGGR
- a CDS encoding nitronate monooxygenase — its product is MNRRAVGRFCELVGLDHPVVQGPFGGGLSSVALAATVSESGGLGSFGAHHLPPDALAGLVKDLRAATARPFAVNLWVPQPGEGETRATAADVARLHPYYAELGLPDPSTELRRPDFDEQVDALLAAEPPVISLVMGLPPQRVVAEARRRGILLIGTATTVAEAEALERAGVDAVVASGSDAGGHRGAFLSPVRESLVGTFALVPQVADAVRVPVVAAGGITDGRGLAAALVLGADAVQIGTGFLACAESAASEVHRRALLSPEARTTVLTRLFSGRTARGIANRFVREMAACEDEVPPYPVQNALMVPLRTEAAARGDSGLVAMWSGQAAGLAVGGAAADYLAGVLADAERLLGRPL
- a CDS encoding TetR family transcriptional regulator, whose amino-acid sequence is MGRSSTAQERLLDAACELLHTRGYSAVGVAEICARADVRKGSFYHFFASKQALTLAAVDSHWTAQRQRWQNLLGTGGQPPLERLRLLLDAQAAAQRADKAAGGSVRGCLLGNLALELSGQEREIQTRLAEIFEEQAALVRGVLAEAAETGPVAADTATARAVVAHLEGAVLLAKLADDPGRLDGLWPAVQRLVRAA